A part of Kitasatospora acidiphila genomic DNA contains:
- a CDS encoding non-ribosomal peptide synthetase — MSTSATTDARTAGPVLAALLRWAEELPLSTAVSAPDGAFDYVQLADRTRRLAAAMATRGIGPERRVALLLGRSRDSLAALLAVWWLGATAVPLDPGHPAERLRYILRDGGVELVVTAQAPDWLPPELAILHPEQPAPAAPAALPVRPYPDGAAYLIYTSGTTGRPKGVEVTYGGLAAFADALGGIGLPSTGLGLNAVSPAFDGWLWCSLLYLLHGQGVAMVDLTLEAPAHQGPEPIRAAAVRTVSLTPSLLAAHGDQVTGAEVIVVAGEPCPPALADRFAPGRRFLNVYGPTEATIAATWSDSVRGDDVHTIGRPLPGYRAYVLDAELRPVPPGTEGELFLGGPALARGYRGRAGLTAARFIPDVFRADGSRMYRTGDVVRELPSGELEYRGRRDDQVKVRGFRVELGEVERAARELPQVAASAAFVVGSGDALGLAVVPAPGAAAAGLAERVAAHCATLLPAAAVPQTVQVRDGIPTLATGKADRAALASEAASAPVAVGTGRPPATERERELLALWSELLDRQIDGASADFFELGGHSLLAARMVAELRRRTGLPVSLGMLLANPTAAALAAELDALATAESVGVR, encoded by the coding sequence ATGAGTACCAGCGCCACAACCGACGCGCGGACCGCCGGCCCGGTGCTCGCCGCCCTGCTCCGCTGGGCCGAAGAGCTGCCGCTGAGCACCGCGGTCAGCGCACCGGACGGTGCCTTCGACTACGTCCAACTGGCCGATCGCACCCGCCGCTTGGCCGCCGCCATGGCCACCCGCGGGATCGGTCCCGAGCGCCGGGTGGCGCTGCTGCTCGGCCGTTCGCGCGACAGCCTGGCCGCCCTGCTGGCGGTGTGGTGGCTGGGTGCCACCGCCGTGCCGCTGGACCCGGGGCACCCCGCGGAGCGCCTGCGCTACATCCTGCGGGACGGCGGCGTGGAACTCGTGGTCACCGCGCAGGCCCCGGACTGGCTCCCGCCCGAGCTGGCCATCCTGCATCCCGAGCAGCCCGCCCCGGCCGCGCCGGCAGCCCTCCCGGTGCGGCCGTACCCGGACGGCGCCGCCTATCTGATCTACACCTCCGGAACCACCGGGCGCCCCAAGGGAGTCGAAGTCACCTACGGCGGCCTCGCGGCCTTCGCCGACGCGCTCGGCGGGATCGGTCTGCCCAGTACCGGGCTCGGCCTGAACGCCGTCTCGCCGGCCTTCGACGGCTGGCTCTGGTGCTCGCTGCTCTACCTGCTGCACGGCCAGGGCGTGGCGATGGTCGACCTGACCCTGGAGGCGCCCGCGCACCAGGGCCCGGAGCCGATCCGGGCCGCCGCCGTGCGCACCGTCTCGCTCACCCCGTCGCTGCTCGCCGCCCACGGCGACCAGGTGACCGGCGCGGAGGTGATCGTGGTCGCCGGGGAGCCCTGCCCACCCGCGCTGGCGGACCGGTTCGCCCCGGGCCGGCGCTTCCTCAACGTGTACGGGCCGACCGAGGCGACCATCGCGGCCACCTGGTCGGACAGCGTCCGGGGCGACGACGTGCACACCATCGGCCGTCCGCTGCCCGGCTACCGGGCCTACGTCCTGGACGCCGAGCTGCGCCCGGTGCCGCCGGGGACCGAGGGCGAGCTGTTCCTCGGCGGTCCGGCGCTGGCCCGCGGCTACCGCGGGCGGGCCGGGCTCACGGCGGCCCGGTTCATCCCCGATGTGTTCCGGGCGGACGGCTCGCGGATGTACCGGACCGGGGACGTGGTGCGCGAACTCCCCAGCGGGGAGTTGGAGTACCGGGGTCGCCGGGACGACCAGGTGAAGGTCCGGGGCTTCCGGGTCGAGCTGGGCGAGGTGGAGCGGGCCGCCCGGGAACTGCCCCAGGTCGCGGCGTCCGCGGCGTTCGTGGTCGGCTCCGGCGACGCCCTCGGGCTGGCCGTGGTGCCGGCGCCCGGCGCGGCCGCGGCGGGCCTGGCCGAGCGGGTGGCGGCGCACTGCGCCACGCTGCTGCCGGCCGCCGCGGTGCCGCAGACCGTCCAGGTCCGGGACGGCATCCCCACCCTGGCCACCGGCAAGGCCGACCGGGCCGCACTGGCGAGCGAGGCGGCGTCGGCGCCCGTGGCGGTCGGCACCGGACGGCCGCCCGCCACCGAGCGGGAGCGTGAACTGCTCGCACTCTGGAGCGAGCTGCTGGACCGTCAGATCGACGGTGCGTCAGCCGACTTCTTCGAGCTCGGCGGCCACTCGCTGCTCGCCGCCCGGATGGTGGCCGAGCTGCGCCGGCGGACCGGTCTGCCGGTCAGCCTCGGGATGCTGCTGGCCAACCCCACGGCGGCGGCGCTGGCGGCGGAACTCGACGCGCTGGCCACCGCCGAGTCGGTGGGTGTGCGCTGA
- a CDS encoding thioesterase II family protein encodes MCAEMGGSWLMDWPAPPAVPVLLCVPPAGAGCGRFRSWQQTLAGVAQVIGIQPPGRENRWLDPMPESVAEAVAELSAQVAEYVGPARPVVVFGHSFGGLLGYELARTLRAERTARVTALVVSACRPPAHWHGAGRGIAEDEAALNRLFDTGGPDVAALDPDTRELLLEVLRRDARLSLGYRHDGTPVLDVPIHAWGGDGDDTVTPEQLDGWPRYSELACHRRQFPGGHHFALHTPELVLPLLAELLAAGSTAGGRP; translated from the coding sequence GTGTGCGCTGAGATGGGCGGCTCCTGGCTGATGGACTGGCCCGCCCCGCCGGCCGTCCCCGTGCTGCTCTGCGTGCCGCCGGCCGGGGCCGGCTGCGGACGGTTCCGGTCCTGGCAGCAGACCTTGGCAGGCGTCGCCCAGGTGATCGGCATCCAGCCGCCCGGGCGGGAGAACCGCTGGCTCGACCCGATGCCGGAGAGCGTGGCCGAGGCCGTCGCTGAGCTGTCGGCCCAGGTCGCCGAGTACGTCGGCCCGGCCCGCCCGGTGGTGGTCTTCGGCCACAGCTTCGGCGGACTGCTCGGCTACGAGCTGGCCCGCACCCTCCGGGCCGAGCGCACCGCCCGGGTCACCGCCCTGGTGGTGAGCGCCTGCCGCCCGCCCGCGCACTGGCACGGGGCCGGACGCGGCATCGCCGAGGACGAGGCCGCACTCAACCGCCTGTTCGACACCGGCGGTCCGGATGTCGCCGCCCTGGACCCGGACACCCGCGAGCTGCTGCTTGAGGTGCTCCGGCGGGACGCCCGGTTGTCGCTCGGCTACCGCCACGACGGCACCCCGGTGCTGGACGTCCCGATCCACGCCTGGGGCGGCGACGGGGACGACACCGTCACCCCGGAGCAGCTGGACGGCTGGCCCCGGTACAGCGAACTCGCCTGCCACCGGCGGCAGTTCCCCGGCGGTCACCATTTCGCCCTGCACACACCGGAGTTGGTGCTGCCGCTGCTCGCCGAACTGCTCGCCGCCGGATCGACCGCAGGAGGACGGCCATGA
- a CDS encoding MbtH family protein, translating to MTSTDAPRYRVLTNHEGQHALLPATVPVPARWSDTGFLGTEAECIDHVDARWTDLRPLSLRRALEE from the coding sequence ATGACCAGCACCGACGCACCGCGCTACCGCGTCCTGACCAACCACGAGGGGCAGCACGCCCTGCTCCCGGCCACCGTGCCCGTCCCGGCCCGGTGGTCCGACACCGGATTCCTCGGTACCGAAGCCGAATGCATCGACCACGTCGACGCGCGGTGGACCGACCTGCGTCCGCTGAGCCTGCGGCGAGCCCTGGAGGAGTGA
- a CDS encoding cytochrome P450, which translates to MHIDLLDPGPFSRNEFWPVFAWLRANAPVHRHPEPQGPGFWVLSRYRDIVQVYGDSDTFSSRHGMRLGSDPAAVASVAQQMLIVSDPPEHTNVKRALSKAFGPAQLPKLERMVAQVVGDLVAEAVDRAEFDFIELAKQLPNRVVCAMMGIPRGDWSWIGDLTTEAFDSPDEVVRSHAHSEIFLYFIELLRQRRADPGDDLISQIAFDVPVQESGTERMLTDEEIVFNCNGILSGANETTRYSAAGAVNMFARLPDQWALLRRLGPAGIDSAVEEILRWTTPGVHALRTATRDTEIAGVPIAAGDQVTLWNVSANRDEELFDHPEQFRVDRRPNRHIAFGHGRHLCLGARLARLELSALLGELLAHLDGFELTGPALFNASNFTWGVRSLPVRLLRAPAVTGA; encoded by the coding sequence ATGCACATCGACCTGCTGGACCCGGGTCCGTTCAGCCGCAACGAGTTCTGGCCCGTCTTCGCCTGGCTGCGGGCGAACGCCCCGGTCCACCGGCACCCGGAGCCGCAGGGCCCCGGCTTCTGGGTGCTGAGCCGGTACCGGGACATCGTCCAGGTGTACGGCGACAGCGACACCTTCAGCTCCCGGCACGGGATGCGGCTCGGCAGCGATCCGGCCGCGGTGGCCTCGGTCGCGCAGCAGATGCTGATCGTCTCCGACCCGCCCGAGCACACCAACGTCAAGCGAGCGCTGAGCAAGGCCTTCGGGCCGGCCCAACTGCCGAAGCTGGAACGGATGGTGGCCCAGGTGGTGGGCGACCTGGTGGCCGAGGCGGTGGACCGCGCCGAGTTCGACTTCATCGAGCTCGCCAAGCAGCTGCCCAACCGGGTGGTGTGCGCCATGATGGGCATTCCGCGCGGCGACTGGTCCTGGATCGGCGACCTCACCACCGAGGCCTTCGACTCACCGGACGAGGTGGTCCGCAGCCACGCGCACTCCGAGATCTTCCTGTACTTCATCGAACTGCTGCGGCAGCGCCGCGCCGACCCGGGCGACGACCTGATCAGCCAGATCGCCTTCGACGTCCCGGTGCAGGAGTCCGGCACCGAACGGATGCTCACCGACGAGGAGATCGTCTTCAACTGCAACGGCATCCTCTCCGGGGCCAACGAGACCACCCGCTACTCGGCCGCCGGCGCGGTCAACATGTTCGCCCGACTGCCCGACCAGTGGGCGCTGCTGCGCCGACTGGGCCCGGCCGGGATCGATTCGGCGGTGGAGGAGATCCTGCGCTGGACCACGCCGGGCGTGCACGCGCTGCGCACCGCGACCCGCGACACCGAGATCGCGGGCGTCCCCATCGCGGCCGGCGACCAGGTCACGCTGTGGAACGTCTCGGCCAACCGGGACGAGGAACTCTTCGACCACCCCGAGCAGTTCCGGGTGGACCGGCGTCCCAACCGCCACATCGCCTTCGGCCACGGCCGGCACCTGTGCCTGGGTGCCCGGCTGGCCCGACTGGAGCTCTCCGCCCTGCTCGGCGAACTGCTGGCCCACCTCGACGGGTTCGAGCTGACCGGCCCGGCGCTGTTCAACGCGTCCAACTTCACCTGGGGAGTCCGCAGCCTGCCCGTCCGGCTGCTCCGCGCGCCCGCCGTAACCGGGGCATGA
- a CDS encoding tryptophan halogenase family protein, translated as MSNRINKVVILGGGTAGWMTAAYLGKALQGTVDITVLEAPTIPRIGVGEATVPNLQRAFFDFLGIPEDEWMRECNASFKVAVKFLNWRTPGPGQATARSYQGRPDHFFHPFGLLPSHDNVPLSHYWEYRRLQGETDEPFDYACFTDTAVMDGNLAPRYPDGRKAVNYAWHFDAALVADYLRRFATDKQGVHHLSDEMTDVLKDGRGFITGLRTKAGRLVEGDLFVDCSGFRGLLINQAMAEPFLDMSDHLLCDSAVATAVPHDDEANGVEPYTSSIAMRHGWSWKIPMPGRFGSGYVYSSKFTEQGEATEEFCRMWGLDSNAKFNHIRFRVGRNRRAWVKNCVSVGLASCFLEPLESTGIYFTYAAIHQLAKHFPDRGFDQTLVDRFNREIQEMFDDTRDFLQAHFYLAPRTDSEFWRANKELALPDNIREKIAMFRAGVPINPPATDESNYYGNFDAEFRNFWTNGSYYCIFSGLGLSPDHPLPALTYRPESVQGSQRLFDRVKQRQRELTETLPTNLEYLKQLHGTRP; from the coding sequence GTGAGCAACCGCATCAACAAGGTCGTCATTCTGGGCGGCGGCACCGCGGGCTGGATGACCGCGGCCTACCTCGGCAAAGCCCTGCAGGGCACCGTGGACATCACGGTGCTGGAGGCCCCGACGATCCCCCGGATCGGGGTCGGCGAGGCCACCGTACCCAACCTGCAGCGCGCGTTCTTCGACTTCCTCGGCATCCCGGAGGACGAGTGGATGCGCGAGTGCAACGCCAGCTTCAAGGTGGCGGTCAAGTTCCTCAACTGGCGCACCCCCGGCCCCGGCCAGGCCACCGCCCGGAGCTACCAGGGCCGTCCCGACCACTTCTTCCACCCGTTCGGGCTGCTGCCCTCGCACGACAACGTGCCGCTGTCGCACTACTGGGAGTACCGCCGGCTCCAGGGCGAGACCGACGAGCCCTTCGACTACGCCTGCTTCACCGACACCGCGGTGATGGACGGCAACCTCGCCCCCCGGTATCCGGACGGCCGCAAGGCCGTCAACTACGCCTGGCACTTCGACGCCGCGCTGGTCGCCGACTACCTGCGCCGGTTCGCCACGGACAAGCAGGGCGTGCACCACCTCTCCGACGAGATGACCGACGTGCTCAAGGACGGCCGGGGGTTCATCACCGGACTGCGCACCAAGGCGGGCCGGCTGGTCGAGGGCGACCTGTTCGTGGACTGCTCCGGCTTCCGCGGCCTGCTGATCAACCAGGCGATGGCCGAGCCGTTCCTCGACATGAGCGACCACCTGCTGTGCGACAGCGCGGTGGCCACCGCCGTCCCGCACGACGACGAGGCCAACGGGGTGGAGCCGTACACCTCGTCGATCGCGATGCGCCACGGTTGGAGCTGGAAGATCCCGATGCCCGGCCGGTTCGGCAGCGGCTACGTGTACTCCAGCAAGTTCACCGAACAGGGCGAGGCCACCGAGGAGTTCTGCCGGATGTGGGGCCTCGACTCGAACGCCAAGTTCAACCACATCCGGTTCCGGGTCGGCCGCAACCGGCGGGCCTGGGTCAAGAACTGCGTCAGCGTGGGCCTCGCCTCCTGCTTCCTGGAGCCGCTGGAGTCCACCGGGATCTACTTCACCTACGCCGCGATCCACCAGCTCGCCAAGCACTTCCCGGACCGGGGCTTCGACCAGACCCTGGTGGACCGCTTCAACCGCGAGATCCAGGAGATGTTCGACGACACCCGGGACTTCCTGCAGGCGCACTTCTACCTCGCACCCCGGACGGACTCGGAATTCTGGCGCGCCAACAAGGAGTTGGCCCTGCCGGACAACATCCGGGAGAAGATCGCCATGTTCCGGGCCGGGGTGCCGATCAACCCGCCGGCCACCGACGAGTCAAACTACTACGGCAACTTCGACGCCGAGTTCCGCAACTTCTGGACCAACGGCAGCTACTACTGCATCTTCAGCGGCCTCGGCCTGAGCCCGGACCACCCGCTGCCCGCGCTGACCTACCGCCCGGAGTCGGTCCAGGGCAGCCAGCGGCTCTTCGACCGGGTGAAGCAGCGGCAGCGGGAGCTCACCGAGACCCTGCCGACCAACCTCGAGTACCTCAAGCAGCTGCACGGGACCCGGCCGTGA
- a CDS encoding flavin reductase family protein has protein sequence MSWDQAAATPQAFRSWMSWYPTGVTVVTTADRAGKPYGMTCSSLTSVALEPPTLAVCLRTDALTWRVIEQRGAFAVNLLHDDAQRAAELFASPVADRFAEVDWRPSATGLPQLAGEAFGYAECEVSGTAEVGDHTVVLGRVTRLQGGGGFPLLHRHRSYGTWLARPVANAI, from the coding sequence GTGAGCTGGGACCAGGCCGCGGCCACGCCCCAGGCGTTCAGATCCTGGATGAGCTGGTACCCGACCGGGGTCACGGTGGTCACCACCGCGGACCGCGCCGGGAAGCCGTACGGCATGACCTGCTCCTCGCTCACCAGCGTCGCCCTGGAGCCGCCGACCCTCGCCGTCTGCCTGCGCACCGACGCGCTGACCTGGCGGGTGATCGAGCAGCGCGGGGCGTTCGCGGTCAACCTGCTGCACGACGACGCCCAGCGGGCGGCCGAGCTGTTCGCCTCCCCGGTCGCCGACCGCTTCGCCGAGGTGGACTGGCGTCCCTCGGCCACCGGCCTGCCGCAGCTGGCCGGTGAAGCGTTCGGCTACGCCGAGTGCGAGGTGTCGGGCACCGCCGAGGTCGGCGACCACACCGTCGTCCTGGGCCGGGTGACCCGTCTGCAGGGTGGCGGCGGCTTCCCGCTGCTCCACCGCCACCGGTCCTACGGGACCTGGCTCGCCCGTCCGGTCGCCAACGCCATCTGA